The proteins below come from a single Rhodospirillaceae bacterium genomic window:
- a CDS encoding aldo/keto reductase, whose amino-acid sequence MEYRNLGKSGLKVSALGLGCNNFGMLIDQQKATAVVKAALNSGITLFDTANIYGGGGKSEVFLGKALGKDRPNAIIATKFGNPMGDTPLETGASRRHIMQAAEASLKRLNTDYIDLYQLHTPDLSTPIEETMRALTDLVHQGKVRYVGCSNFSGWQLVEANLIAKSEGLEEFISAQNRYSLLSRDIEYDLMPAAKKYGAGILPFFPLESGLLTGKYKRDKAPQKGTRWHAWKDRGAMAEAFWSESRFDKVQKLQEICDNYGNSLLELAFGWLLENANVSSVIAGATKSSQIKGNVSAAKFRPSAEQLSHVNAITLSNAGAGFP is encoded by the coding sequence ATGGAATATCGGAATCTTGGTAAATCTGGGCTCAAAGTTTCTGCCCTCGGGCTCGGCTGCAACAACTTTGGCATGCTGATAGATCAACAAAAAGCGACGGCCGTCGTGAAGGCCGCATTGAATAGCGGCATAACATTATTCGATACCGCTAACATTTACGGTGGTGGAGGCAAATCAGAAGTGTTCCTCGGTAAAGCGCTCGGAAAAGACCGCCCAAATGCCATCATTGCCACTAAATTTGGGAACCCGATGGGCGATACACCGTTGGAGACAGGAGCATCACGCCGACACATTATGCAGGCCGCAGAGGCAAGTCTCAAACGCCTAAACACTGACTATATAGATTTATACCAGCTACACACACCCGATCTCAGCACACCAATAGAAGAAACCATGAGAGCGCTTACAGACTTGGTTCACCAGGGTAAGGTTCGGTATGTCGGATGCTCAAACTTCTCTGGTTGGCAATTAGTAGAAGCCAACCTTATTGCCAAATCTGAAGGGTTAGAAGAATTTATATCAGCACAAAACCGTTACAGCTTACTCAGCAGAGATATAGAATACGACCTTATGCCAGCAGCTAAAAAATATGGTGCTGGTATTCTACCTTTTTTTCCGCTCGAAAGCGGTTTGCTAACTGGAAAGTACAAGCGCGATAAAGCACCGCAAAAAGGAACTAGGTGGCATGCCTGGAAAGACAGAGGTGCCATGGCAGAAGCCTTCTGGTCAGAGTCTCGCTTTGACAAAGTTCAAAAGTTACAAGAAATTTGTGACAACTATGGTAACAGCCTGCTTGAATTAGCGTTTGGCTGGTTGTTAGAAAATGCCAATGTATCAAGTGTTATTGCTGGCGCAACAAAGTCATCGCAAATTAAAGGCAACGTCAGCGCTGCCAAGTTTAGGCCATCAGCGGAACAACTGAGCCATGTTAATGCAATAACATTGTCGAACGCAGGAGCTGGTTTCCCCTAA
- a CDS encoding aminotransferase class I/II-fold pyridoxal phosphate-dependent enzyme yields the protein MAFKVSQRGRVPPFLVMDVMKAASKQEAAGRDVIHLEVGQPETGLPKIAAGPVKSLIDQLSLGYTVASGILELRTCIVEHYRKTYGVVLSEDSVFVTTGSSAGFQLAFLAAFDPGDRVALASPGYPAYRHILTSLGLEPVLLDVGEGTRFQPSVDLIKELDRPIDGLIIASPSNPTGTIIPKSEFTELVEYCHREGIRLISDEIYHGISFDTETATAARPEGYEIVVNSFSKYFCMTGWRIGWIIVPPDLMRSVECLAQNHYISPPTISQWAAVHAFEGLEELEQNVARYRRNRDILIDQLRQSGLKKIAPSDGAFYLYLDISDSQIKSDVYCRKLLEDTGVAITPGYDFDPLNGDKNVRISFSVSTEKVIEAANRIKLWSRSLIY from the coding sequence ATGGCTTTTAAGGTCTCTCAACGCGGACGTGTGCCACCATTTTTAGTTATGGATGTTATGAAGGCTGCTTCGAAACAAGAGGCGGCTGGCAGAGATGTTATACATCTCGAAGTTGGTCAGCCTGAAACTGGTCTTCCAAAAATTGCCGCTGGTCCCGTCAAAAGTTTAATCGATCAGTTGTCGCTAGGTTATACAGTTGCTAGCGGCATTCTAGAATTGCGAACCTGCATTGTTGAGCATTATCGAAAAACATATGGAGTTGTCTTAAGTGAAGACTCAGTATTCGTAACTACTGGCTCGTCTGCTGGATTTCAACTCGCGTTTCTAGCGGCATTTGATCCCGGAGACCGGGTAGCTTTGGCATCTCCAGGCTATCCGGCGTATCGCCACATTCTGACCTCGCTGGGATTAGAGCCAGTTTTACTTGATGTTGGTGAAGGCACCCGTTTTCAACCAAGCGTAGACTTAATAAAAGAATTGGATCGTCCAATTGACGGACTGATTATAGCCAGTCCTTCCAATCCTACAGGAACAATCATCCCAAAATCTGAATTCACAGAGTTGGTTGAGTACTGTCACCGTGAGGGCATAAGACTCATATCGGATGAGATTTATCATGGGATTTCTTTTGATACTGAAACGGCAACGGCGGCAAGGCCGGAAGGCTATGAAATTGTCGTTAATAGTTTTTCCAAATACTTTTGCATGACTGGTTGGCGCATAGGGTGGATAATTGTTCCTCCAGACCTAATGAGATCAGTCGAATGCTTGGCACAAAATCATTACATCTCTCCTCCAACGATCTCTCAGTGGGCCGCTGTTCATGCATTTGAAGGTCTTGAAGAGCTTGAGCAGAACGTTGCTCGCTACCGCCGAAACAGAGATATATTAATTGATCAGTTACGCCAATCAGGACTAAAAAAAATCGCGCCGTCAGATGGTGCATTTTACTTGTATCTCGATATTTCTGACTCGCAGATCAAGAGCGATGTCTACTGTCGTAAACTTCTTGAAGATACAGGCGTTGCTATAACACCGGGGTATGATTTTGACCCCTTGAATGGCGACAAAAACGTCAGAATATCTTTTTCTGTTTCAACAGAAAAAGTCATTGAGGCCGCGAATCGAATCAAGCTCTGGTCACGCTCTTTAATCTACTAA
- a CDS encoding flagellar hook-basal body complex protein — protein sequence MSIHGTFSTATLALTAQAQHLSNIATNIANVQTNGYKEQTTNFKTLVNHVSGAEHRSFFAVNTVDTRQVDKQGLILTTQRQLDLAIDGKGLFVTNVEPDGTGDWQFTRDGGFIGRSVQFDTDSDGDGQNDQGSVLNTIAGNTVFGWPANQDGTFDEVNDVNALQPVTINSNQVFAARPTTQISLQANVSAEDTGRQSVGLPFVDAAGDSRTLTLGFNASTTNDYTLDVSSITNGNQSVAVTVEPATASFTGFGTLAAPADGLFTVTINDATGPQVITIDLSKTTQFQSTGNLEVINLEQDGLQEGLLRSTFFDKNGVLYGSFTNTGLVPLFKLPMATFPSPNNLEAINGNFFKADPRAGQLELQALGSVSGLAQVVVGALEQSNVDLADQFTKMIVTQRAYSSSATVLRTADEMSQQARDLKR from the coding sequence ATGAGTATCCATGGTACGTTTAGTACAGCGACGTTGGCGTTAACTGCGCAGGCGCAGCATTTGTCGAATATCGCGACGAACATCGCCAATGTTCAGACAAACGGATACAAAGAGCAGACCACGAATTTTAAGACATTGGTGAATCACGTATCCGGTGCTGAGCACCGCAGTTTCTTTGCGGTAAACACAGTTGATACGCGTCAAGTTGATAAGCAGGGTCTGATTCTCACGACTCAACGCCAATTGGATTTGGCAATTGACGGCAAAGGTTTATTTGTCACCAATGTTGAGCCAGACGGAACGGGTGATTGGCAGTTTACGAGAGATGGTGGCTTCATTGGTCGCTCTGTTCAGTTTGATACTGATAGTGATGGCGATGGCCAAAATGACCAGGGGTCAGTTCTGAACACCATCGCTGGTAATACGGTGTTTGGCTGGCCAGCAAATCAAGACGGTACATTTGATGAAGTGAATGATGTTAATGCTTTGCAGCCGGTTACGATCAATTCAAATCAAGTCTTCGCCGCCCGCCCGACAACTCAGATTAGTCTACAAGCCAACGTATCGGCAGAAGACACGGGCAGGCAGTCAGTGGGATTGCCTTTTGTTGATGCGGCAGGAGATAGCAGAACATTAACGTTAGGGTTTAATGCTTCCACAACAAATGACTATACTCTGGATGTATCTAGCATCACAAATGGTAATCAGTCGGTTGCCGTAACTGTGGAGCCAGCCACGGCAAGCTTTACGGGTTTCGGCACGCTTGCTGCGCCAGCAGACGGGCTATTCACTGTAACCATCAATGATGCGACCGGCCCGCAAGTCATAACCATTGATTTGTCAAAAACCACGCAGTTTCAATCGACGGGTAATTTGGAAGTTATCAACCTTGAACAGGATGGGCTGCAGGAGGGATTACTGCGATCCACGTTTTTCGATAAAAATGGTGTGTTGTACGGAAGTTTTACTAACACCGGTTTGGTGCCTCTCTTTAAGCTACCAATGGCGACTTTTCCGTCTCCAAATAATCTTGAAGCAATAAATGGTAATTTCTTTAAGGCGGATCCAAGGGCTGGGCAGTTGGAACTACAAGCTTTGGGTTCTGTAAGTGGTTTGGCCCAAGTAGTAGTAGGCGCGCTTGAACAATCGAACGTCGATCTTGCTGACCAGTTTACTAAGATGATTGTTACCCAGAGAGCCTATTCTAGCTCTGCTACTGTACTTAGAACTGCGGATGAAATGTCACAGCAAGCTCGGGACCTTAAACGCTAG
- the aroQ gene encoding type II 3-dehydroquinate dehydratase yields MSYKVFVINGPNLNLLGTREPDVYGHTTLADIEDVTVTAGKTLEIDIVFRQSNEEGVIVNWVHEAQRDGHGLIINAAGYTHTSVAIMDALLATQIPIIEVHLSNIYKREEFRHHSYISKAANGVICGFGSQGYVLAVNAMAKLLKSEQI; encoded by the coding sequence GTGAGTTACAAGGTATTCGTCATAAACGGACCCAACCTAAACCTGCTGGGAACCCGAGAACCTGATGTCTATGGCCACACCACTCTTGCAGACATTGAAGACGTGACCGTTACGGCAGGGAAGACATTAGAAATAGATATTGTATTCCGCCAAAGTAATGAAGAAGGCGTTATCGTAAATTGGGTGCATGAAGCGCAAAGAGACGGGCACGGACTGATTATTAACGCTGCTGGTTACACCCACACTTCAGTTGCAATTATGGATGCCTTACTGGCAACTCAAATTCCAATCATTGAGGTTCATTTATCCAATATTTACAAACGAGAAGAATTCCGGCACCACTCATACATATCTAAAGCTGCTAACGGCGTAATCTGCGGATTCGGATCACAAGGCTATGTCCTAGCAGTAAATGCAATGGCAAAACTATTAAAGAGCGAACAAATCTGA
- a CDS encoding DsbA family protein: MEFLSKKVGFSRAIRIALAYLAAAACALWAVTAAAQVNNFSQPQEDRIKELVREYILENPEIIAEAITLLQANQESAKLERQQQNLAQLQAELIDPPENTVIGNPDGQVTVVEFFDYNCGYCKSMFQTVLDSMQDNEEIRLVLIEFPILGPNSVIASKAALASREQDLYGPFHQAMMSHRGSLTESTIMTLARGVGLNVDQLQKDMKDPSLDEIIEKNRAIAQQLEISGTPAFIVGSALIPGAVSAEQFNQLVEQAQSPG, encoded by the coding sequence ATGGAGTTTCTATCAAAAAAAGTTGGCTTTAGCAGGGCTATTAGGATTGCCCTGGCATATTTGGCCGCAGCCGCTTGTGCCTTATGGGCCGTAACGGCCGCCGCGCAAGTCAATAACTTCAGCCAGCCTCAGGAAGATCGCATTAAAGAATTAGTGCGTGAATACATCCTTGAGAATCCAGAAATAATTGCTGAAGCCATAACACTTTTGCAAGCAAACCAAGAATCAGCAAAGCTGGAACGGCAACAGCAAAATCTGGCGCAACTCCAAGCCGAACTCATTGATCCTCCAGAAAATACGGTCATTGGTAATCCTGACGGCCAAGTAACCGTAGTTGAGTTTTTTGACTACAACTGCGGATACTGTAAGTCCATGTTTCAGACCGTACTTGACAGCATGCAAGATAATGAAGAGATCCGCCTTGTTTTGATCGAGTTTCCAATTCTCGGTCCAAATTCTGTAATAGCCTCTAAAGCGGCTCTTGCTTCACGCGAACAGGATCTTTACGGACCGTTTCACCAAGCAATGATGAGCCACCGCGGTAGTTTGACTGAAAGCACAATTATGACCCTAGCAAGAGGCGTGGGATTGAATGTAGATCAACTTCAGAAAGACATGAAAGATCCAAGCCTAGATGAGATTATCGAAAAAAACCGGGCTATTGCGCAGCAACTTGAAATAAGCGGCACACCAGCGTTTATTGTGGGGTCAGCCTTAATACCTGGCGCTGTTTCTGCGGAACAGTTCAATCAGTTGGTTGAACAAGCACAGTCTCCTGGTTGA
- a CDS encoding M48 family metalloprotease, giving the protein MALAQGFSLIRDTEIEDTIQAYSTPIFEEAGIPPESVTIRIIADNSLNAFVTNGNRMFLNTGTLMAANSSSEVIGVIAHETGHIVGGHAVMFSDQIDAALTTTLLTTLLGVAAGVATGNSDLGMAVALGGQGTAQRQFLAYSRGQESSADQFALKALEGTQQSAEGLYNFFERISGQELLITDRQDPYIRTHPLTRNRMSSIRAHIEQSEYSSVPPNKDLEERHRRVVAKLYSFLKPQNLTLQKYPESDMSLSARYARSVAHYRRGRLDLSVPLIDGLIEERPDDPYFWELKGQMLLENGRIPEAIEAYREATRILPFAPLILVAQAHAMVESGDPALTEETQNALRVALQEDPTDIFAWNLSAKSYAINDQPGLSSYAAAERALLLGQFGDVIRHTRKAEEFLPTGTPVWVRLQDIKSVASNYMEDQRNRRR; this is encoded by the coding sequence TTGGCTCTCGCACAAGGCTTTAGCCTGATCCGGGATACAGAGATTGAGGACACGATCCAAGCCTATTCCACTCCCATTTTTGAGGAAGCCGGTATTCCACCAGAATCTGTGACGATAAGAATAATTGCAGATAACTCGCTTAATGCCTTTGTAACTAATGGCAATCGCATGTTTTTAAACACTGGAACTCTGATGGCGGCCAATAGCTCATCAGAAGTTATTGGGGTTATTGCACACGAAACTGGGCATATCGTCGGCGGACATGCTGTCATGTTTAGCGATCAAATTGACGCCGCATTAACCACGACCTTATTAACAACTTTGCTCGGCGTAGCGGCAGGCGTGGCGACAGGAAACTCGGATTTGGGTATGGCTGTCGCATTGGGTGGCCAAGGGACTGCCCAACGCCAATTTCTTGCTTATAGCCGTGGTCAAGAATCTTCAGCAGATCAATTCGCACTCAAAGCATTAGAAGGGACACAGCAGTCAGCGGAAGGTTTGTATAATTTCTTTGAACGTATTTCCGGCCAAGAACTTCTCATTACAGATCGCCAAGACCCTTACATTCGCACCCACCCACTAACGCGCAATCGTATGAGTTCTATCCGGGCTCACATTGAGCAATCAGAGTATTCATCAGTTCCACCAAACAAGGATTTAGAAGAACGTCATCGTAGAGTCGTTGCAAAACTCTATTCGTTCTTAAAACCGCAAAATCTAACGCTACAGAAATATCCAGAGTCCGATATGAGTCTTTCTGCACGCTACGCACGCTCTGTCGCTCATTACCGGCGCGGAAGACTAGATCTTTCGGTGCCTCTCATTGACGGCCTTATCGAAGAACGCCCCGACGATCCGTACTTCTGGGAACTTAAAGGTCAAATGCTTCTTGAAAATGGCCGTATTCCTGAAGCCATAGAAGCCTATCGGGAGGCGACCAGAATACTTCCATTTGCGCCCCTGATTTTAGTCGCACAGGCCCACGCGATGGTTGAATCTGGTGATCCTGCATTAACTGAAGAGACCCAGAACGCCCTGAGAGTTGCCCTGCAAGAAGATCCAACTGATATTTTTGCTTGGAATTTGTCGGCAAAGTCATACGCGATTAACGATCAACCTGGCTTATCGTCATACGCAGCAGCAGAAAGAGCCTTACTTCTAGGTCAATTTGGAGACGTCATCCGCCACACTAGAAAGGCTGAGGAATTCTTGCCAACTGGGACGCCTGTTTGGGTTCGCTTGCAAGACATTAAGTCAGTTGCCAGCAACTATATGGAAGATCAACGCAACAGACGTCGTTAA
- a CDS encoding gamma-glutamyltransferase produces MADDPQAAVMAQKILDGGGAAADAAVALGFGLAVTLPSRAGLGGAGACIVYDYKTRLAEYLDFRPKPAVNFQELARWQMSIPALAAGLFALHAKYGILSWAQVVSPAETYSLFNRKVGRALAIDIEAHSRVLSNDPSALDAFMSSTRTLAGEGASVLQVNLASTLSRIRERAAPDFYNGDLAHDIAQASKSAGASLGISDLKGFKPNWLPLSGEAGHGVVHYNVFTSQVVESLTDKNFEKLKSDATTGFAVADAAGNAVVCQLTMTTPFGLGLMLNKVGFLAIPVDEKLVEGETILPPMAIAIDEYNNRLSFVGVSKQSEDFEVLNIALKQSLTSKNSSQPNSRQTAMQALAGYPGVNMLHCKNGLVPSFANCEVYKDPLGYGYGIISYGEP; encoded by the coding sequence GTGGCTGATGATCCGCAGGCTGCTGTTATGGCCCAAAAGATTCTAGACGGCGGTGGTGCAGCGGCAGACGCTGCCGTTGCACTGGGTTTTGGTCTAGCTGTCACGCTTCCCTCCAGAGCTGGCCTTGGTGGTGCTGGCGCGTGTATCGTTTATGATTATAAGACCCGCCTTGCAGAGTATCTTGATTTTAGACCAAAACCTGCAGTTAATTTCCAAGAACTTGCTAGATGGCAGATGTCTATTCCTGCGCTTGCAGCGGGATTGTTCGCTTTGCATGCCAAGTATGGAATTCTTTCATGGGCACAGGTTGTCTCGCCTGCCGAGACTTACTCGCTTTTCAACAGGAAAGTTGGAAGAGCACTCGCAATAGATATCGAAGCGCATTCGCGTGTGTTATCTAACGACCCATCTGCCCTAGACGCTTTCATGTCATCTACCCGAACGCTCGCCGGGGAGGGGGCAAGCGTTCTGCAAGTGAATCTCGCTTCAACACTTAGTCGTATTCGTGAGAGAGCCGCTCCAGATTTTTATAATGGAGATCTTGCTCATGATATCGCTCAAGCTTCAAAGTCTGCGGGTGCATCGCTGGGGATCTCGGATTTGAAAGGTTTCAAGCCAAATTGGTTGCCTTTGAGTGGTGAGGCGGGGCATGGAGTTGTGCATTACAATGTTTTTACATCTCAGGTAGTTGAGTCGCTTACAGATAAGAATTTTGAGAAATTAAAAAGTGATGCCACGACTGGGTTTGCGGTCGCGGATGCTGCTGGTAACGCTGTTGTTTGTCAGCTAACGATGACAACACCTTTCGGTTTAGGTTTGATGTTGAACAAAGTAGGTTTTTTAGCCATCCCGGTTGATGAAAAATTAGTCGAGGGAGAAACCATTTTACCGCCAATGGCTATAGCCATCGATGAGTACAACAATCGGCTTTCTTTTGTTGGTGTGTCGAAACAGTCAGAAGATTTCGAGGTACTCAATATTGCGTTGAAGCAGAGCCTTACCTCGAAAAATTCTTCTCAGCCTAATTCAAGGCAAACGGCAATGCAGGCGCTAGCGGGTTATCCGGGTGTAAATATGCTGCACTGTAAGAATGGATTAGTGCCTTCGTTCGCAAACTGCGAGGTATACAAAGACCCTTTAGGGTATGGATACGGAATTATCAGTTATGGGGAGCCTTAA
- a CDS encoding DUF2786 domain-containing protein produces the protein MTGPETFTERERDKFRKLLEVANSTSYEGEKEAALAAATRLAKSRGMSLHEAAGMSDRGRNRHDEKPISKRRKKKQDSAEFGETFTAPRETYRSESEKLAAEKKKYDQALADAIKRGLQLDEEQQTTKKPAASRRTNSGSWRSRPDFIRVLLRETRMTPNEIASTAGVSVHEVYKEKLLMRRAS, from the coding sequence ATGACTGGACCTGAAACTTTTACTGAACGCGAACGCGACAAGTTTCGCAAACTCTTGGAAGTCGCCAATTCAACGTCCTATGAGGGCGAAAAAGAAGCAGCGCTGGCAGCTGCAACTCGGTTGGCAAAATCGCGTGGCATGAGCTTGCATGAAGCTGCGGGCATGAGTGATCGTGGACGAAACCGTCACGATGAAAAGCCAATAAGCAAACGAAGAAAGAAGAAACAAGATTCTGCCGAATTTGGAGAGACATTTACAGCGCCGCGAGAAACCTATCGCTCCGAGAGTGAGAAACTCGCTGCCGAAAAGAAAAAATACGACCAAGCTTTAGCAGACGCCATCAAAAGAGGTCTGCAGCTTGATGAAGAACAACAAACCACAAAGAAACCTGCCGCATCTCGGCGGACCAACTCAGGCTCATGGCGCTCCCGTCCTGACTTCATACGAGTGCTGCTTAGAGAAACACGAATGACTCCGAATGAGATTGCATCAACAGCTGGTGTCTCAGTCCATGAAGTCTATAAAGAGAAGCTATTAATGAGGCGGGCCAGCTAG
- the thiS gene encoding sulfur carrier protein ThiS — translation MQITLNGEHKDLADATTIRVLLTDLGIDPKKVAVERNLEIVPKSQFESTVVQNGDRLEVVHFIGGGDGPTHSDILEVAGRHFRSRLLVGTGKYKDFEQTAEAIAASGAEIVTVAVRRVNISDPSQPMLIDFVDPAKYTFLPNTAGCYTALDAVRTLRLAREAGGWDLVKLEVLGDDKTLYPNVIETLEAAKQLVDEDFKVMVYTNDDPIMARKLEDIGCCAIMPLAAPIGSGLGVQNPVQIRLIIEQSSVPVLVDAGVGTASDAAIAMELGCDGVLMNTAIAQAKDPITMAKSMKLAVEAGRLAYLAGRMPKKLYADPSSPLAGLI, via the coding sequence ATGCAGATTACGCTTAATGGCGAACATAAGGACCTTGCTGATGCCACAACTATCAGGGTGTTGTTGACAGATTTAGGAATAGATCCCAAAAAAGTTGCGGTTGAGAGAAACCTGGAGATCGTCCCAAAGTCGCAGTTTGAGAGCACGGTCGTTCAAAATGGGGACCGGCTCGAGGTTGTTCACTTTATTGGAGGCGGTGACGGTCCAACGCACTCAGATATCCTTGAGGTTGCGGGAAGGCATTTTCGATCTAGATTATTAGTTGGAACAGGAAAGTATAAAGATTTCGAGCAGACCGCAGAGGCTATTGCTGCTTCAGGCGCAGAGATCGTGACCGTTGCAGTTCGTCGCGTAAACATTTCAGATCCGTCTCAACCAATGCTCATCGATTTTGTGGACCCAGCAAAATACACTTTCTTGCCTAATACAGCAGGTTGTTACACCGCATTAGACGCAGTAAGAACATTGCGGCTGGCCAGAGAGGCTGGAGGTTGGGATTTGGTTAAGCTTGAAGTTTTAGGCGACGACAAAACACTTTATCCGAATGTCATTGAGACATTGGAAGCGGCCAAGCAACTCGTCGATGAAGATTTTAAGGTTATGGTTTACACGAATGATGACCCAATAATGGCAAGGAAGCTAGAAGACATTGGATGTTGCGCTATCATGCCCTTAGCTGCGCCAATAGGCTCCGGACTGGGAGTTCAAAACCCTGTGCAAATACGCCTTATCATTGAGCAGTCATCGGTCCCCGTCTTAGTTGATGCAGGTGTTGGTACAGCGTCCGACGCGGCAATCGCGATGGAGTTAGGATGTGATGGTGTTTTGATGAACACAGCAATCGCGCAAGCGAAAGATCCTATTACCATGGCTAAATCAATGAAGTTGGCCGTAGAGGCGGGCAGGCTTGCTTATCTTGCTGGCCGCATGCCTAAAAAACTCTATGCTGACCCTTCATCACCTTTGGCAGGATTGATTTAG
- a CDS encoding acetyl-CoA carboxylase biotin carboxyl carrier protein subunit — MTKATKEVSNSDDDFNSQLVRQLAEILDETNLSEIEYDMGGLRIRVARQIKEASYMVAAPTAPMASPASAALVPANGDQSVADPSNHPGAIKAPMVGVAYLAAEPDTPPFIKTGDKVEEGQTLLLIEAMKTFNPVRANKAGTVTSVLVTDGQPVEFDQTLVVIN; from the coding sequence ATGACAAAAGCAACCAAAGAAGTTTCTAATTCAGACGATGATTTTAATAGTCAGCTTGTAAGGCAACTGGCCGAAATCCTGGACGAAACCAACCTCTCGGAAATTGAATATGATATGGGTGGGCTTAGAATTCGAGTAGCCCGCCAAATCAAAGAGGCTTCGTATATGGTTGCCGCTCCTACTGCGCCGATGGCATCTCCGGCTTCTGCAGCCTTGGTACCTGCCAATGGTGATCAATCAGTTGCAGACCCTTCAAATCACCCTGGGGCCATTAAAGCCCCAATGGTTGGTGTCGCTTACTTGGCTGCAGAACCAGATACTCCTCCATTTATAAAAACTGGAGATAAGGTTGAAGAAGGACAAACTCTTCTCCTTATCGAAGCTATGAAAACATTTAATCCGGTTCGCGCAAACAAAGCTGGAACAGTTACCTCTGTTCTCGTAACGGATGGTCAACCTGTCGAGTTCGATCAGACGCTTGTTGTAATTAACTAA